Proteins encoded in a region of the Anguilla anguilla isolate fAngAng1 chromosome 10, fAngAng1.pri, whole genome shotgun sequence genome:
- the fam81b gene encoding protein FAM81B, whose amino-acid sequence MQCQTHPTQGLPGDQLKHILHCVLSRELLLTLFKDLLPRGKMSQEAMMQLTKPHSDKSNFLEGRLTNQERIMAKLLEQAFRIKDEVVASLHATQGSVQSEALSHRLLENHIQTITQIVKQLSKDIEVLEGQIIQRDGITSGTSFAVQSLDHKNLAGIGDLRGRVARCDASIAKLSGDVAAGGAEIQKLHQEVLEVRAGVEVQLKETELELTKTEKRLEALLLEHSGRLRKTQGDLQKETQLLSVRTSSGLKELGDRIERLKEWAEQQLLSSAQTQVQGSEQLGSQLQNRMEEVERRLQEQAELLSARVEKAERQMEKEHKANRVKRSEDKMAARIGALEKSLRAELDLIRDEYHSGFQSIRDAVGSLRQIGDTQARIDKEQLQKDLKRIRRKMVALQDP is encoded by the exons ATGCAGTGTCAGACACACCCTACCCAGGGGTTACCAGGTGACCAGCTCAAACACATTCTACATTGTGTACTATCAAGGGAGCTGCTACTGACACTATTT AAAGATTTGCTTCCAAGAGGAAAAATGTCACAGGAGGCAATGATGCAGCTTACTAAACCCCACTCTGATAA GTCTAATTTCCTGGAGGGTAGACTGACCAATCAGGAACGCATCATGGCCAAACTGCTGGAGCAGGCTTTCCGTATTAAGGATGAGGTCGTTGCCAGCCTGCACGCCACCCAAGGCTCCGTCCAATCAGAGGCCCTGTCCCACAGGCTGCTGGAGAATCACATCCAGACCATCACCCAAATCGTGAAGCAACTGAGCAAAGATATCGAG GTATTGGAAGGCCAGATCATCCAAAGGGACGGCATCACCTCAGGGACCAGTTTTGCTGTCCAGAGCCTGGATCACAAGAACCTGGCGGGGATTGGGGACCTCCGAGGCAGGGTTGCCAG ATGTGACGCGAGCATCGCCAAGCTGTCTGGTGACGTGGCCGCTGGGGGCGCTGAGATCCAGAAACTCCACCAGGAGGTCCTGGAGGTCCGGGCGGGTGTGGAGGTCCAGCTGAAGGAGACAGAGCTAGAG CTGACCAAGACCGAGAAAAGGCTGGAAGCCTTGCTGTTGGAGCACAGCGGAAGACTCAGGAAGACACAAGGAGACCTGCAGAAGGAGACACAGCTCCTCAGCGTCAG gaccTCCAGTGGGCTGAAGGAGCTGGGTGACAGGATAGAAAGGTTAAAGGAGTGGGCGGAGCAACAACTGCTAAGCTCTGCGCAGACGCAGGTGCAGGGCAGTGAGCAGCTGGGCTCCCAGCTGCAGAACAGAATG GAGGAGGTCGAGAGGAGGCTGCAGGAACAGGCGGAGCTGCTGTCCGCCAGGGTGGAGAAAGCAGAGCGACAGATGGAGAAGGAACACAAAGCCAACAGGGTGAAGCGCTCAGAGGACAAGATGGCCGCCCGCATCGGTGCCCTGGAGAAGAGCCTGAGGGCGGAGCTGGACCTGATCAGGGACGAGTACCACTCCG GGTTCCAATCGATCCGCGACGCGGTCGGCTCCCTCCGGCAGATCGGAGACACCCAGGCCCGCATAGACAAGGAGCAGCTGCAGAAGGACCTCAAGCGCATCCGGAGGAAGATGGTGGCGCTGCAAGACCCGTGA